From Parasphaerochaeta coccoides DSM 17374, a single genomic window includes:
- a CDS encoding ABC transporter ATP-binding protein, with product MLEITRIHKNFGGIVAVQDFSLTASQGEIHGIIGPNGAGKTTIFNVISGIYAADQGTVILDGHDITRLEQHKIARKGIARTFQNIRLFKGLSVLHNVMCAFDSQTRYSILGAFIPTRLRREEEKHGHDVCMACLARVGMEKYADEMPENLPYGHQRRLEIARALACHPSILLLDEPAAGLNPTEVSELSDLIVSLAESKDFAVLLIEHRLELVMSISQLIHVQNFGKTIATGTPEEVKANPAVIEAYLGKEE from the coding sequence ATGCTTGAAATAACCAGAATACACAAAAATTTCGGAGGAATCGTCGCAGTACAGGATTTCTCCCTCACTGCCAGCCAAGGTGAGATACATGGAATCATTGGCCCGAATGGCGCTGGCAAGACGACTATCTTCAATGTCATTTCAGGCATCTATGCCGCTGACCAGGGCACAGTGATTCTTGATGGCCACGACATCACTCGTTTGGAACAGCATAAGATTGCCCGGAAGGGCATAGCCAGGACTTTCCAGAACATCAGGCTTTTCAAAGGGCTTTCCGTCCTGCACAATGTCATGTGCGCCTTTGATTCCCAGACGCGCTACAGCATCCTGGGCGCGTTCATTCCCACCCGGTTGCGCAGAGAGGAAGAAAAGCACGGACATGACGTATGCATGGCTTGCCTTGCCCGTGTCGGCATGGAAAAATACGCGGATGAGATGCCGGAAAATCTTCCGTATGGGCATCAACGTCGGCTGGAGATAGCGCGTGCCTTGGCCTGTCATCCCTCCATCCTTCTTTTGGATGAACCCGCGGCGGGGCTTAACCCGACTGAAGTGTCAGAACTCTCGGATCTGATTGTCAGTCTGGCGGAAAGCAAAGATTTCGCGGTTCTGTTGATTGAACATCGCCTTGAGTTGGTCATGAGTATTTCCCAGCTGATCCATGTCCAGAATTTCGGGAAGACAATAGCGACAGGTACGCCGGAGGAAGTCAAGGCAAATCCTGCGGTCATTGAAGCGTATCTGGGGAAGGAGGAGTAG